One region of Caldivirga sp. genomic DNA includes:
- a CDS encoding glycoside hydrolase family 57 protein, whose protein sequence is MVRNVVFFMEMHQPRRLNRLLHYQSSMEPLDLLFDDELDRVILGRIAARSYSKVLDAIKEANREYGFKFVVSITGVLIEQLRRWAPQVLDKLINLIKDDAVEPVAETYYHSLAYLIDEGEFKEQVMMHVKLIEELTGRRPVTVQNTEFMYSDDVGRVFSEMGFKVALTEGVERVLGFRQPTYLYKSPSGLLLLLRHYRLSDDVGFRFTNKSWDQYPLTADKYVAWLRATWGDLVMIGLDMETFGEHMPEESGIFEFLRWMFRHAYESNIRFITASEVKEHVPSSYELNVNEVISWADVEKDTSAWIGNEMQWTSFNQVAMLHGLVKELGDEYLRNYVRLLMVSDHFYYMSTKHGAPQDVHNYFNPYYSPYRAFTLHQSAVHRVLSYLARTYGNTSITRLLARIKLPSELATWVKGESFTKAQCPNAQYTARLITINYPKLTQTCNTTG, encoded by the coding sequence ATGGTTAGAAACGTTGTATTCTTCATGGAGATGCACCAACCTAGGAGACTTAATAGGCTTCTTCATTACCAATCCTCAATGGAACCTTTAGATCTCCTATTTGATGATGAACTAGATAGGGTTATTCTAGGTAGGATTGCAGCAAGGTCGTACAGTAAGGTTCTTGACGCCATTAAGGAAGCTAATAGGGAGTATGGATTTAAGTTCGTAGTTAGTATAACTGGAGTATTAATTGAGCAATTGAGGAGGTGGGCTCCCCAAGTCCTTGATAAGTTAATTAACCTAATTAAGGATGATGCTGTTGAACCAGTTGCAGAGACCTATTACCACTCTTTAGCTTACCTCATTGATGAGGGTGAATTCAAGGAGCAGGTAATGATGCATGTTAAGTTAATTGAGGAGTTGACTGGAAGAAGGCCCGTCACAGTGCAGAATACGGAATTCATGTACAGTGATGATGTTGGTAGGGTATTTTCGGAGATGGGGTTTAAGGTTGCTTTAACTGAGGGTGTGGAGAGGGTTCTCGGGTTTAGGCAACCAACATACCTTTACAAGAGCCCAAGTGGCCTACTACTCCTTCTTAGGCATTATAGGCTTTCTGATGATGTTGGCTTCAGGTTCACTAATAAGTCATGGGATCAGTATCCCTTAACTGCGGATAAGTACGTTGCCTGGTTAAGGGCAACTTGGGGTGATTTAGTTATGATTGGGTTAGATATGGAGACGTTCGGTGAGCACATGCCTGAAGAATCAGGTATATTCGAGTTTCTAAGGTGGATGTTTAGGCATGCTTACGAATCCAACATAAGGTTCATAACCGCAAGTGAGGTTAAGGAGCATGTTCCATCATCCTATGAACTTAACGTTAATGAAGTAATATCATGGGCCGACGTTGAGAAGGATACGTCAGCTTGGATTGGTAATGAAATGCAGTGGACATCCTTTAACCAAGTTGCTATGCTTCACGGCTTAGTTAAGGAACTTGGTGACGAGTACTTAAGGAACTACGTTAGGCTACTTATGGTTAGTGACCACTTCTACTACATGTCAACTAAGCATGGTGCACCGCAGGATGTTCACAATTACTTTAACCCATACTACAGCCCCTATAGGGCATTCACCCTGCATCAATCCGCAGTACATAGGGTACTCAGTTACTTAGCTAGGACGTACGGTAATACCTCAATTACTAGGCTCCTAGCCCGGATTAAACTACCCAGTGAGTTAGCCACTTGGGTTAAGGGCGAATCCTTCACTAAGGCTCAATGCCCTAATGCCCAGTACACAGCAAGGCTTATTACAATTAATTACCCTAAGCTAACCCAAACCTGTAACACCACTGGATAA
- the dnaG gene encoding DNA primase DnaG translates to MGALTISAKYLIELGFEVQGTVDKPDIIGALFSQTEGLLGSDLDLRELQNTSRIGRIEVEVEHRGDKTVGKVYVPSNLDHYETALVAAMLETVDRVGPYNAKFQVNSIKDLRSEKRKLIIDRAKDLIKLVERETIPDTKELMDKFLSEVKQGEVVAYGSEGLPAGPDVDSSDTVIIVEGRADVINLIKHGYRNVIAIEGASGGIPKTVIELSRRKTTIAFTDGDRGGEMVLRELLKVADIDYVARAPPGKEVEQLTAKEIAKALRNKIPVEEYINQLSKKDRQIIEEGKKQAEQAQVQLPAAPQPQPESTQSVQQQPPTQAQVTQQAQVIEVPAQTQSQVQVTPIQQSTQQAPQLPPNVVDEVSKLSGTLEAIIYDRNWSVLKRVPVRDLLDTLQQINDAYAIVFDGVGTQRLVDAAVGRGIKVLVMTRIGNIAKVPSDMVILTFNDIINK, encoded by the coding sequence ATGGGTGCATTAACAATATCAGCCAAGTACCTAATAGAACTTGGCTTCGAGGTACAGGGCACCGTGGATAAACCAGACATAATAGGTGCGTTATTCAGTCAAACAGAGGGCCTACTGGGCTCAGACCTGGACTTAAGAGAACTTCAAAACACAAGTAGGATTGGTAGGATTGAGGTTGAGGTTGAACATAGGGGTGATAAGACTGTAGGTAAGGTTTATGTTCCATCAAACCTAGACCACTATGAGACCGCCCTGGTAGCGGCAATGCTTGAGACGGTTGATAGGGTTGGTCCATATAATGCGAAGTTTCAAGTTAACTCCATTAAGGACCTGAGGAGTGAGAAGCGTAAGCTAATAATAGATAGAGCTAAGGATTTAATTAAGCTTGTTGAGAGAGAAACCATACCGGACACCAAGGAGCTTATGGATAAGTTCCTCAGTGAGGTTAAGCAGGGCGAGGTTGTGGCATATGGCTCAGAAGGCTTACCCGCCGGGCCTGATGTAGACTCCTCCGACACGGTTATAATTGTTGAGGGTAGGGCTGATGTAATTAACTTGATTAAGCACGGTTACAGGAATGTAATAGCAATAGAGGGGGCAAGCGGCGGTATACCCAAGACTGTGATTGAGTTAAGCCGCAGGAAGACTACAATAGCCTTCACTGACGGTGACAGGGGTGGTGAAATGGTCTTAAGGGAGCTACTTAAGGTGGCTGACATAGATTACGTTGCTAGGGCTCCACCAGGTAAGGAGGTTGAGCAGTTGACAGCCAAGGAGATAGCTAAGGCCCTTAGGAATAAGATACCGGTTGAGGAGTACATTAATCAGTTGAGTAAGAAAGATAGGCAGATAATTGAGGAAGGCAAGAAACAGGCTGAGCAGGCTCAGGTCCAATTACCAGCAGCACCACAGCCTCAGCCTGAGTCCACTCAGTCAGTTCAGCAACAGCCTCCTACTCAGGCTCAAGTTACCCAGCAGGCTCAGGTCATTGAAGTTCCTGCCCAAACCCAGAGTCAAGTACAGGTGACTCCTATTCAACAGTCCACTCAGCAGGCCCCCCAGTTGCCGCCTAATGTGGTTGATGAGGTTAGTAAACTATCAGGTACACTGGAGGCTATAATATATGATAGGAATTGGTCAGTGCTAAAGAGGGTTCCAGTTAGGGATCTACTTGATACCCTTCAGCAAATCAATGATGCGTACGCTATTGTGTTCGATGGTGTGGGTACCCAGAGGCTTGTTGATGCGGCAGTGGGTAGGGGTATTAAGGTTCTTGTAATGACTAGGATAGGTAATATTGCCAAGGTGCCGTCGGATATGGTTATCTTAACGTTCAACGATATTATTAACAAGTAA
- the rrp42 gene encoding exosome complex protein Rrp42 has protein sequence MSSYPFEIIPSLRRDTLRRLISEGKRPDDRQLISMRDLTIRVGVVKTADGSALVNLGNTKVIAGIKFELGKPFEDTPNEGNLIVNLETPPLAAPTFEPGPPDENAIEIARIIDRALRHSNYIPLKDLVIIPGKSVYSMWVDIYVLNHDGNLIDSSMLAAVSAIANAQVPRAIIDGDNVKLDKTSKIPLNINPQNMPLTVTYYKIDKYLIVDPTLEEEVMSDGRFTVASDGENIVALQKGEGYFTPEEIDSMMNNTLNIVKDLKVKVLEMVKTPVGSLMF, from the coding sequence ATGAGTAGCTACCCATTCGAAATAATACCATCCCTCAGGAGGGATACCTTAAGGAGATTAATAAGTGAAGGTAAGAGACCTGATGATAGGCAATTAATCAGCATGAGGGACTTGACGATAAGGGTGGGGGTTGTTAAGACCGCTGACGGTAGCGCCCTAGTTAACCTAGGTAACACCAAGGTAATTGCCGGGATTAAGTTTGAGCTGGGTAAACCATTTGAGGATACACCAAATGAAGGTAACCTAATAGTGAACTTGGAGACTCCACCATTAGCGGCGCCAACCTTTGAACCTGGCCCACCTGACGAGAACGCGATTGAGATTGCCAGGATCATTGATAGGGCACTTAGGCACAGTAACTACATACCGTTAAAGGACTTAGTTATAATACCGGGTAAGTCAGTGTACTCAATGTGGGTTGACATATATGTGCTTAACCACGACGGTAACCTAATAGACTCCTCAATGCTGGCGGCCGTCTCAGCTATTGCAAATGCGCAGGTACCAAGGGCTATTATTGATGGTGATAATGTTAAACTGGATAAGACAAGTAAGATACCGTTAAACATTAACCCCCAGAACATGCCTTTAACCGTAACCTATTATAAGATTGACAAGTACCTTATAGTTGACCCAACCCTGGAGGAGGAGGTTATGAGTGATGGTAGGTTTACGGTTGCTTCAGATGGTGAAAACATTGTGGCGCTACAGAAGGGTGAGGGTTACTTCACGCCTGAGGAGATTGACTCAATGATGAATAATACGTTAAACATTGTGAAGGACCTTAAGGTTAAGGTACTTGAGATGGTTAAAACACCGGTTGGTTCACTAATGTTTTAA
- the rrp41 gene encoding exosome complex exonuclease Rrp41: MAKQSPIPLLTDGKRVDGRLPEEHRPVTMQVGVLPNANGSALVGYGNTIVLAAVYGPREPIPRYITVPDKAVVRVRYHMAPFSTDDRKNPAPTRREIEISKVVKEALETVVFLEQYPKSTIDVFLEVLQADGSTRVTSITAASLALADAGIPMKDLVVGVSVGKVNDTVIVDLNKLEDNYGDGDLPIAIAYRKNWVLLMQLDGVWKPSEVKRGLELAFKAAENIYRNMREALKGRYMAVVQQ; this comes from the coding sequence ATGGCAAAGCAGTCGCCCATACCTTTGTTAACTGATGGTAAGAGGGTTGATGGTAGATTACCTGAGGAGCATAGACCAGTTACAATGCAGGTTGGCGTATTGCCTAATGCTAATGGTAGTGCCCTAGTAGGTTACGGTAATACTATTGTTTTAGCAGCTGTTTATGGGCCTAGGGAACCCATACCACGATACATAACGGTACCGGATAAGGCTGTTGTTAGGGTTAGGTACCACATGGCTCCCTTCAGTACAGATGACAGGAAGAACCCAGCTCCAACTAGGAGGGAGATTGAGATAAGTAAGGTTGTTAAGGAGGCGCTTGAGACTGTTGTATTCCTGGAGCAGTACCCTAAGTCCACTATTGATGTCTTCCTTGAGGTGCTTCAGGCTGATGGAAGCACCAGAGTCACCTCAATAACCGCGGCTTCCCTTGCCTTGGCTGATGCGGGCATACCAATGAAAGACCTGGTTGTTGGGGTATCCGTGGGTAAAGTCAATGATACCGTTATCGTGGATTTAAACAAGCTTGAGGATAATTACGGTGATGGTGACTTACCCATAGCGATTGCGTATAGGAAGAATTGGGTACTCTTAATGCAGCTTGATGGTGTTTGGAAACCCAGCGAGGTTAAGAGGGGGCTTGAGTTAGCCTTTAAGGCTGCTGAAAACATTTATAGGAACATGAGGGAGGCTTTAAAGGGAAGGTACATGGCGGTGGTTCAACAATGA
- a CDS encoding valine--tRNA ligase, whose product MEPKLKEKSWDVKRELDLLEIWAKEGTNGKGNYGEKVIVIDTPPPYMSGRPHIGQFATYAQMDMIARFHRMRGYLVVFPWYADRNGLPVEVEVEKRLNKRMQDIPRADFLKLCKEQLDEYEREWVKVLRRWGISAEYIPNGTDSVEYRTMTQSTFIEMWNRGLIYETERPTIWCPRCGTALAEPEVEYREEDTHLNYIKFKVKETGEDLIIATTRPELLAATVAVAYNPGDNRYVRLKGMHAVIPLFNWEVPIIPHQSVKVEFGTGVEMISTFGDTRDLAIVNELKLPTRIVITPDGKIKGTGRYDGLSIREARERIVKDLEAAGLLVKREPLRHTVPVCWRCKTPIEIIVTREYFVKQLEFKGELLKIIDEMTFIPPEYKRTLIDWVNSLEFDWPISRRRYYGTEIPIWYCVDSNGNAKPILPNPGRYYRPWVDEPPEEVKEKCRNGKLIGDDRILDTWFDSSISWMYASGYTRDKSLFKVAHPNKIIRPQGYEIIRSWLYYSVLRSLLLFGKPPFKYVRINGMGLDEKGEAMHKSKGNVIDSLAPAERYGADAVRFWAAIAGRLGYDYRYSEHIVKTGRDFVTKLWNIARFISQFPEVNSNYELTLLDKLILNELNRVIKVYINGLSNLDTYEPATVVYEFLWHVFADHYIEAVKSRAYNRDGSFTEAEQRGAWFTLHRVLDYSIRMLAPIMPFVTDAIWRGIHGKSIHKETISDPEPYDESLGKVLRLFMNVNSAIWGYKNKMRVSLAERINAIVYVQPDLEPLRKELEAMHKVSFSFTNPPPEAMSIGDGVYILMVKN is encoded by the coding sequence ATGGAGCCTAAACTTAAGGAGAAGTCATGGGATGTGAAGAGGGAGCTTGATTTACTTGAGATTTGGGCTAAAGAGGGTACTAATGGTAAGGGGAATTATGGTGAGAAGGTAATAGTAATAGATACTCCACCACCTTACATGAGTGGTAGGCCTCACATAGGGCAGTTCGCGACCTATGCTCAAATGGATATGATAGCGAGGTTCCATAGGATGAGAGGATACTTAGTTGTGTTCCCATGGTACGCTGATAGGAATGGATTACCAGTGGAGGTTGAGGTTGAGAAGAGGCTCAATAAGAGAATGCAGGATATACCGAGGGCTGACTTCTTGAAGTTATGTAAGGAGCAGCTGGATGAGTATGAGAGGGAGTGGGTTAAGGTGCTTAGGAGGTGGGGTATATCGGCTGAGTACATACCGAATGGGACGGATAGCGTTGAGTATAGGACAATGACCCAGTCGACCTTCATAGAGATGTGGAATAGGGGGTTGATTTACGAGACTGAGAGACCAACAATATGGTGCCCCAGGTGTGGTACAGCCTTAGCCGAACCCGAGGTGGAGTACCGTGAGGAAGACACCCACTTAAATTACATTAAGTTTAAGGTTAAGGAGACTGGCGAGGACTTAATCATAGCCACCACCAGACCTGAACTACTGGCAGCTACAGTGGCGGTTGCTTATAATCCAGGTGACAATAGGTACGTTAGGTTAAAGGGAATGCACGCGGTTATTCCATTATTCAACTGGGAGGTTCCAATAATACCTCATCAATCCGTTAAGGTTGAGTTTGGTACCGGCGTGGAGATGATAAGTACCTTCGGTGACACTAGGGACTTAGCCATAGTTAATGAGCTTAAGTTACCAACCAGGATAGTTATTACCCCAGATGGTAAGATAAAGGGAACCGGGAGGTATGATGGGTTAAGCATAAGGGAGGCGAGGGAAAGGATTGTGAAGGATCTTGAGGCAGCCGGCCTATTAGTTAAGAGGGAGCCCCTTAGGCACACTGTCCCAGTCTGTTGGCGTTGTAAGACACCCATTGAAATAATAGTTACTAGGGAGTACTTTGTTAAGCAGCTTGAGTTTAAGGGTGAGCTCCTTAAGATTATTGATGAAATGACGTTTATACCACCTGAGTACAAGAGGACGCTTATTGATTGGGTTAATTCACTTGAATTTGATTGGCCCATAAGCAGGAGGAGGTATTATGGAACTGAGATACCAATATGGTACTGTGTTGACTCAAACGGTAATGCTAAGCCAATACTACCCAACCCAGGCAGGTACTATAGGCCATGGGTCGATGAACCACCTGAGGAGGTTAAGGAGAAGTGCAGAAATGGTAAACTAATAGGTGATGATAGGATTCTTGACACTTGGTTTGATTCATCAATTTCATGGATGTATGCCTCAGGGTACACTAGGGATAAGTCATTATTCAAGGTTGCCCACCCAAACAAGATAATTAGGCCTCAGGGCTATGAAATAATTAGGAGTTGGCTATACTACTCAGTGTTAAGGTCACTACTACTCTTCGGTAAGCCACCGTTTAAGTACGTTAGGATTAACGGCATGGGGCTTGATGAGAAAGGTGAGGCAATGCATAAGTCTAAGGGTAACGTAATAGACTCCCTAGCCCCAGCTGAAAGATATGGTGCAGACGCCGTTAGGTTCTGGGCTGCAATTGCAGGTAGGCTTGGTTACGATTATAGGTACAGTGAGCACATTGTTAAGACGGGTAGGGACTTCGTTACTAAGCTATGGAACATAGCAAGGTTCATTTCCCAATTCCCAGAGGTTAACAGTAACTACGAGTTAACACTACTAGATAAGTTAATACTAAATGAGCTTAATAGGGTTATTAAGGTTTACATAAATGGATTAAGCAACCTGGACACTTACGAACCAGCTACGGTAGTGTATGAATTTCTATGGCATGTTTTCGCTGACCACTATATTGAGGCCGTTAAGTCGAGGGCATACAACCGTGATGGTTCCTTCACCGAGGCCGAGCAGAGGGGGGCTTGGTTTACGCTTCATAGGGTGCTGGATTACTCAATCAGGATGCTTGCCCCAATAATGCCATTCGTCACCGATGCAATCTGGAGGGGGATTCACGGTAAGAGTATTCATAAGGAGACTATAAGTGACCCTGAGCCTTACGATGAATCATTAGGCAAGGTGCTTAGATTATTCATGAATGTTAACAGTGCAATATGGGGGTACAAGAATAAGATGAGGGTAAGCTTAGCGGAGAGAATTAACGCCATTGTCTATGTTCAACCTGACCTTGAACCATTAAGGAAGGAACTTGAGGCAATGCATAAGGTAAGCTTCAGCTTCACTAATCCTCCACCTGAGGCTATGAGTATTGGTGATGGCGTTTACATACTCATGGTTAAAAACTAA
- the map gene encoding type II methionyl aminopeptidase, whose protein sequence is MLDEDALRKYRQAGDIIHRVLKHAIDKVHPGMGILELCNMIEGEIRENGALPAFPANIDINNVAAHYTAKIGDEAVIPPNSVVKIDIGAHIDGYIIDSAVTVYFNNAYSMLTKAAWTALKNALDTARAGVELSRIGAIVDKTISSFGFRPIRNLTGHLISRYRLHAGKSVPNYDDGNRVKMLNGEVYAIEPFATNGRGMVTDAPEVTIYMLLRTNVKKLTAEANLALDYISRNFKQLPFTPRWLVGEFKDKTMSIIDELTRRGALYGYNVLMESGNGFVAQFEDTVIVTEDGVEPLARVLELTS, encoded by the coding sequence ATGCTGGATGAAGATGCCTTAAGGAAGTATAGGCAGGCTGGTGACATTATTCATAGGGTACTTAAGCATGCTATAGATAAGGTTCATCCAGGCATGGGTATCTTAGAACTGTGTAATATGATTGAGGGTGAGATTAGGGAGAATGGTGCTTTACCGGCTTTTCCAGCTAACATAGATATCAATAATGTTGCGGCTCATTACACCGCTAAGATAGGTGATGAAGCTGTAATACCGCCTAACTCCGTGGTTAAGATTGACATAGGGGCACACATCGATGGGTACATTATTGACTCAGCTGTTACTGTTTACTTCAATAACGCATACTCAATGCTAACTAAGGCCGCTTGGACAGCACTTAAGAATGCCCTTGATACTGCTAGGGCTGGTGTTGAGTTAAGTAGGATTGGGGCCATTGTAGACAAGACAATCAGCAGCTTTGGGTTTAGGCCTATTAGGAATTTAACAGGTCACTTAATAAGTAGGTATAGGTTACATGCGGGTAAGTCAGTGCCTAATTACGATGATGGTAACCGGGTCAAGATGCTTAATGGTGAAGTCTACGCCATAGAACCCTTCGCAACCAATGGGAGGGGTATGGTTACTGATGCTCCGGAGGTAACCATATACATGTTGCTGAGGACTAACGTTAAGAAGCTTACTGCCGAGGCTAATTTAGCCTTAGATTACATTTCAAGGAATTTCAAACAGCTCCCCTTCACCCCAAGATGGCTAGTTGGGGAGTTTAAGGATAAGACAATGAGCATTATTGATGAGCTTACTAGGAGGGGTGCCCTATATGGTTATAATGTGCTAATGGAGAGTGGTAATGGTTTTGTAGCCCAATTCGAAGATACAGTAATAGTAACCGAGGATGGTGTAGAACCCTTAGCGAGGGTCCTTGAATTAACCAGTTGA
- a CDS encoding 50S ribosomal protein L37e, producing MTKGTPSFGKMSRGKTHIRCPRCGRHSYNIVKGYCAACGYGRSRRIKRGLARVLGRPVGNR from the coding sequence ATGACTAAGGGTACTCCATCATTCGGTAAGATGAGCAGGGGCAAGACGCACATTAGGTGTCCTAGGTGTGGTAGGCACTCCTACAATATTGTTAAAGGTTACTGCGCCGCCTGCGGCTACGGTAGGTCAAGGAGAATTAAACGTGGGTTAGCTAGGGTTCTTGGAAGACCAGTGGGTAATAGGTAA